The Penaeus vannamei isolate JL-2024 chromosome 39, ASM4276789v1, whole genome shotgun sequence genome window below encodes:
- the LOC113806455 gene encoding organic cation transporter protein-like, giving the protein MAIKDFDDIFQHIGGFGRYQMILFAASCVLNVFVVFVYFGQIFMTLTPPHWCRPLAPLLRLNLSELELKALTIPRHHNGRDFLSCSRYDVNFTQVVESNLSWPDPTWPVTSCTDGWTYNFSLYYPTITSELDWVCDEDWRPALAQSLFFVGSMVGSPSLGWAADAWGRLPIIVFSNLLGAVAGIASAFSSSFVMFAALRFIVGLTYEQHYIIAYILLLEYVGSGYRTVMANAPVMTFLTLGLCTMPWMAWGLAHWASFALLIHGLQFVTILCICVIPESARWLLGKGRVDQAVAIITRAARVNRKALSPEALQEFKDYAESMAREADQPRVTTLSLLKTPVLRRRFILVCLMWMVMTVAYDGHTRNSENIGYDAFLSFTIAGAVEFPADVLTMVTTEWLGRRHTTVGSLVLSGLVALSVALVPEDNTVVIMGLAFTGRFLITMTMNVGHQYPVEILPTVARGQGMGTMQTLGFLSAFASPYIVYLSKYGSFLPYVILGAITVLGGVACLFLPETLHEKLPDTLEDGENFFSGQTLCYNPCAARSKARDPEVKEMKATGQDNMAFEINNV; this is encoded by the exons ATGGCGATTAAGGACTTCGATGACATTTTCCAACATATCGGAGGATTCGGACGATACCAGATG ATCCTGTTCGCTGCGAGCTGTGTGTTGAACGTGTTCGTGGTGTTCGTGTACTTCGGCCAGATCTTCATGACGCTCACGCCCCCACACTGGTGCCGCCCGCTCGCGCCCCTCCTGCGCCTCAACCTCTCGGAGCTGGAGCTGAAGGCGCTGACCATCCCGCGGCACCACAACGGCAGGGACTTCCTCTCCTGCAGCAGATACGACGTCAATTTCACGCAG GTGGTGGAGAGCAACCTCAGCTGGCCCGACCCGACGTGGCCGGTCACCAGCTGCACGGACGGATGGACCTACAACTTCTCTCTGTACTACCCTACTATAACTTCAGAG CTGGACTGGGTGTGCGACGAGGACTGGCGACCGGCGCTGGCGCAGTCGCTCTTCTTCGTGGGGTCCATGGTGGGGTCGCCGAGCCTGGGCTGGGCGGCCGACGCGTGGGGCAGACTCCCCATCATCGTGTTCTCCAATCTGCTGGGCGCCGTGGCTGGCATCGCTTCCGCCTTCAGCTCCTCCTTCGTCATGTTCGCCGCCCTGAGATTCATCGTCGGATTAACGTACGAGCAGCATTACATCATCGCCTACATCCTGC TGCTGGAGTACGTGGGCAGCGGCTACAGGACGGTGATGGCCAACGCCCCTGTGATGACGTTCCTCACCCTGGGCCTCTGCACCATGCCCTGGATGGCCTGGGGCCTCGCCCACTGGGCCTCCTTCGCGCTCCTCATCCACGGCCTCCAGTTCGTCACCATCTTGTGCATCTG cgtGATCCCTGAGTCCGCCCGCTGGCTGCTGGGGAAGGGGCGCGTGGACCAGGCCGTGGCCATCATCACGAGGGCAGCCAGGGTCAACCGGAAGGCCCTCTCGCCGGAAGCCCTGCAGGAGTTCAAG GACTACGCGGAGTCCATGGCACGCGAGGCCGACCAGCCGAGGGTCACCACACTGAGCCTCCTGAAGACTCCTGTGCTGCGGCGTCGGTTCATCCTCGTGTGCCTGATGTG gATGGTGATGACCGTGGCCTACGACGGCCACACGCGCAACAGCGAGAACATCGGCTACGACGCCTTCCTCAGCTTCACCATCGCCGGCGCCGTCGAGTTTCCCGCCGACGTCCTCACGATGGTGACGACGGAGTGGCTGGGGCGCCGACACACCACCGTCGGGTCGCTCGTCCTCAGCGGCCTCGTCGCCCTCAGCGTCGCCCTCGTCCCTGAAG acAACACCGTAGTCATTATGGGACTGGCTTTCACTGGCCGGTTCCTCATCACGATGACCATGAACGTGGGGCATCAGTACCCGGTGGAGATCCTGCCCACGGTGGCTCGCGGGCAGGGGATGGGCACCATGCAGACCCTGGGGTTCCTCTCCGCCTTTGCCTCTCCCTACATCGTCTATCTG TCGAAGTACGGCTCCTTCTTGCCCTACGTGATTCTCGGCGCCATCACGGTCCTGGGCGGCGTCGCTTGCCTCTTCCTGCCGGAGACGCTGCACGAGAAGCTGCCGGACACGCTCGAGGACGGCGAGAACTTCTTCAGCGGCCAGACTCTGTGCTACAACCCGTGCGCCGCCAg ATCCAAGGCGAGGGACCCTGAAGTTAAAGAGATGAAGGCGACAGGACAAGACAATATGGCTTTTGAGATTAACAACGTGTAA